One window of Triticum dicoccoides isolate Atlit2015 ecotype Zavitan chromosome 5A, WEW_v2.0, whole genome shotgun sequence genomic DNA carries:
- the LOC119300078 gene encoding uncharacterized protein LOC119300078, with protein MGSSSKVVRPEEVLESLKNDGTVDALRMKIMAQLKADEDMKKNTMMMVEQSKVLKTPGAEKKTKRELFDALRQELETPVLEKVSKAVWELILDNGGLGKEITETVEKVFCRLSGIDVMPPPASTSGAPQEKHTNMAVEEDQKDMEMDASEPSSSSRKRPFSDISVKGAGAIPNGGATYQHDDHEDGN; from the exons ATggggtcgtcgtcgaaggtggtgcGGCCGGAGGAGGTGCTGGAGTCGCTGAAGAACGACGGCACCGTCGACGCGCTCCGCATGAAGATCATGGCCCAGCTCAAGGCCGAC GAGGACATGAAGAAAAATACTATGATGATGGTGGAACAAAGCAAAGTTCTGAAGACTCCTGGAGCTGAGAAAAAGACCAAGAGGGAGCTGTTTGATGCTCTTAGACAAGAATTGGA AACTCCGGTTCTTGAGAAAGTCTCAAAGGCAGTTTGGGAGCTGATACTCGACAATGGTGGACTAGGGAAAGAGATCACCGAGACAGTTGAGAAAGTCTTCTGCCGGCTCAGCGGAATTGATGTGATGCCACCTCCAGCTTCAACATCCGGTGCTCCTCAAGAGAAACATACAAACATGGCTGTAGAGGAGGATCAGAAGGATATGGAAATGGATGCCTCTGAACCATCGTCTTCCTCAAGGAAGAGGCCTTTCAGTGACATCAGTGTGAAAGGAGCAGGTGCTATACCAAACGGTGGCGCTACATACCAGCATGACGATCATGAGGACGGGAACTAG
- the LOC119300077 gene encoding RNA pseudouridine synthase 1-like, whose protein sequence is MTKLPLLLPLLSPRAASPSRALTPPPARLLAVAAAGASVQDAVMSAAATGDYPCPVSPPYPAVSKDVELRRALTASARSGAYSSAAVVFEDEWLAVVDKPAGVYCEALLSALPCSTASSGDPSSKPNLHLANRLDRDTSGLMVITKCNKVAAKLVKAFTEHKVKITYLALCIGYPPAWEKIKICSGHGRSKHGAWRVYAMSDVGRTLPGGSSVRDMSTKFEVLGTDGEGQYREPSNVDIDDIESITVQEKAADQTSNVDVKNHMIFVRAYPQSGRTHQIRLHCQYLGFPIRGDVKYGGVIEWNGVDCDGHALHAESLSFVHPVTGLPVTFRAPLPSWASEIISTMG, encoded by the exons ATGACGAAActgcccctcctcctccctctgctctcgcctcgcgccgcctccccgtCGCGAGCCCTGACACCGCCACCCGCGCGCCTCCTCGCCGTCGCCGCTGCGGGAGCAAGCGTCCAGGACGCAGTGATGTCAGCGGCCGCGACCGGGGATTACCCGTGCCCAGTGTCCCCGCCCTACCCGGCCGTCTCCAAGGACGTGGAGCTACGGCGCGCCTTGACGGCCTCCGCCCGCTCCGGTGCCTACTCCTCCGCCGCCGTCGTGTtcgaggacgagtggctcgccGTGGTGGACAAGCCCGCCGGCGTCTACTGCGAGGCCCTCCTCTCCGCCCTCCCTTGCTCCACCGCCTCCTCAG GGGATCCTTCAAGTAAACCTAACCTTCACCTCGCGAACAGGCTAGATCGTGATACCAGTGGTCTCATGGTCATCACCAAATGCAACAAAGTTGCAGCGAAGCTTGTGAAGGCCTTTACTGAGCACAAAGTGAAGATAACATATCTAGCTCTTTGCATAGGTTACCCACCAGCGTGGGAAAAGATTAAGATATGTTCTGGTCATGGGCGATCAAAACACGGCGCTTGGCGTGTGTACGCTATGTCTGACGTTGGCCGAACACTACCAGGGGGTTCCTCTGTAAGGGACATGAGCACAAAATTCGAAGTGCTAGGGACAGATGGTGAAGGACAGTACAGAGAACCATCTAATGTTGACATTGATGATATAGAGTCGATTACAGTACAAGAGAAAGCAGCTGACCAAACTTCAAATGTTGATGTGAAGAACCACATGATTTTTGTTAGAGCCTATCCTCAAAGTGGACGAACACACCAGATTCGTCTGCACTGTCAATATCTTGGGTTTCCTATCAGAGGTGATGTGAAGTACGGAGGAGTGATCGAGTGGAACGGTGTGGACTGTGATGGTCATGCGTTGCATGCAGAAAGCTTATCATTTGTGCATCCGGTAACTGGATTGCCTGTCACATTCCGAGCACCTCTCCCTTCATGGGCAAGTGAAATTATTTCAACAATGGGATGA
- the LOC119300079 gene encoding DNA-directed RNA polymerases II, IV and V subunit 9B, translating to MSAMKFCRECNNILYPKEDRDQKVLLFACRNCDHQEVADNNCVYRNVVHHSAGEFTQVLQDVAGDPTLPRTKEVRCAVCGHGEAVFFQATARGEEGMTLFFVCCNPSCGHRWRE from the exons ATGAGTGCCATGAAGTTTTGCCGTGAATG CAACAACATCTTGTATCCCAAGGAGGACAGGGACCAGAAGGTGCTCCTCTTCGCCTGCAGGAACTGCGACCACCAG GAGGTCGCAGACAACAACTGTGTCTACCGGAACGTGGTGCACCACAGCGCTGGAGAGTTCACCCAGGTGCTCCAGGACGTCGCAGGTGACCCAACCCTTCCCCGCACCAAGGAAGTCCGCTGCGCCGTCTGTGGCCATGGCGAAGCTGTCTTCTTCCAG GCCACCGCGAGAGGGGAGGAGGGGATGACGCTCTTCTTCGTCTGCTGCAACCCGAGCTGCGGCCATCGATGGAGAGAATGA